A stretch of Ipomoea triloba cultivar NCNSP0323 chromosome 11, ASM357664v1 DNA encodes these proteins:
- the LOC115996786 gene encoding ras-related protein RABC2a-like, protein MGTRKESGCNSRYEYSFKILLIGDSGVGKSSLLLSFISHPYFSHHLSPTIGVDFKIRLLNVGDKRVKFTIWDTAGQERFGTLISSYYRGAHGIILVYDVTRPETFANLTKIWAKEIERYSTNQDCIKILVANKVDRDDERVVATSEGMAFAREHKCIFYECSAKTSFNVQQCFQELTLKILEVPSLLEKGSAVVKNHILKEKQDCQAQQYNKSNCCS, encoded by the exons ATGGGGACAAGAAAAGAGAGTGGATGCAACAGCAGGTATGAATATTCATTCAAGATTCTGCTGATTGGAGATTCAGGTGTCGGCAAGAGTAGCCTTCTTCTCAGCTTTATCTCTCATCCCTATTTCTCTCACCATCTCTCTCCCACCATCG GTGTGGACTTCAAGATCAGGCTGCTAAATGTTGGTGACAAAAGAGTGAAGTTCACAATTTGGGATACAG CTGGGCAGGAGAGATTTGGGACATTAATAAGCTCTTATTACAGAGGGGCTCATGGAATCATACTCG TGTATGATGTGACAAGGCCGGAGACCTTTGCCAACTTAACCAAAATATGGGCGAAGGAGATAGAACGTTACTCCACGAATCAGGATTGTATCAAGATACTGGTTGCAAACAAAGTAGACAGG GATGATGAAAGGGTTGTAGCTACATCGGAAGGAATGGCGTTTGCGCGGGAGCACAAGTGTATCTTTTATGAATGCAGTGCTAAAACTAGCTTTAATGTGCAGCAGTGTTTTCAAGAGCTTACCCTCAAG ATATTGGAGGTACCAAGTCTGTTGGAGAAAGGATCTGCAGTTGTGaagaatcatattttgaaagaGAAACAAGACTGCCAGGCACAGCAATATAATAAGAGCAACTGttgttcttga
- the LOC115996785 gene encoding pullulanase 1, chloroplastic isoform X1, with product MSVTFPPTLCSAISAPAGADFTRLRIPTRLSKQHPISSTRRRLSADAIVKFRKPRRLLSLCCSTMPLEGVATTSLPSESVLLYSRAFWVSRSIIAWNVDVEDGECYLYASRDAKLSVTDDEILGYDVKIKLEGGEDGLPQYVTKKFPHIQNYKAFKVPQVMDCESLLKCQLAVAIFTTDGKCKSATGLQLPGILDELFSYSGPLGAVFSNETISLYLWAPTATVVRAFIYTDPLGGEAFEIVELKEIDGVWTVTVPRHWEGYYYTYEVSVYHPTTLQIEKFLTCDPYSRGLSANGKRTLFVDLDCDNLKPEGWDSLGNEKPNLLSMSDISIYELHIRDFSANDHTVHPDFRGGYLAFTLQDSAGVLHLKRLSSAGLTHIHLLPTFHFADVDDEKHKWKHADTEKLKSFPPDSDEQQAIITAIQNEDGYNWGYNPVLWGVPKGSYASNPNGPSRIIEFRKMVQALNHIGLRVVLDVVYNHLHASGCHDENSVLDKIVPGYYLRRNTDGGIENSTCVNNTASEHFMVERLILDDLMCWAVHYKVDGFRFDLMGHIMKKTMVKAKSLLQSLSKEESGVDGSKIFIYGEGWDFGEVANNGRGVNASQFNLYGTGIGSFNDRIRDALLGGSPFGHPLQQGFATGLFLEPNDHDQGGKAASEHTLTVLKDHIQVGMAGNLKDFVLVNHDGEEVKGSEILTHDGKPVAYTSCPIETINYVSAHDNETLFDIVSLKTSMDISVEERCRMNHLATSVIALSQGIPFFHSGDEILRSKSLDRDSYNSGDWFNRVDFSYNSNNWGVGLPPKEKNERSWPLIKPRLADPTFKPQKSHIIAAVENFCNLLQIRYSSPLFRLRTANAIQERVRFHNVGPSLVPGVIVMSLEDGYEGFPGLTQLDPKYSYIVVVINPSPTEVSFTSPALCAKSLQLHPVQMNSSDTTGKNSTYDASGCFKVPARTTAVFVEPRKG from the exons CCAACTCGGTTATCGAAGCAGCATCCGATTTCCTCGACTCGGCGTCGACTCAGTGCCGACGCCATTGTCAAATTCAGGAAGCCTCGTAGGCTGCTTTCTCTGTGCTGCTCGACGATGCCTCTCGAGGGAGTCGCCACAACTTCTTTGCCTTCCGAG AGTGTCTTGTTGTACTCCAGAGCGTTTTGGGTCAGCAGATCAATAATTGCTTGGAATGTGGACGTTGAGGATGGTGAATGCTACTTGTATGCTAGCAGAGATGCTAAATTATCAGTCACTGATGATGAAATCCTAG GATATGATGTTAAAATTAAGCTTGAAGGAGGAGAAGACGGGCTTCCGCAATAT GTCACTAAAAAATTTCCTcatattcaaaattataaaGCATTCAAAGTCCCTCAAGTTATGGATTGTGAAAGTCTACTGAAATGCCAATTGGCTGTTGCTATCTTCACCA CTGATGGAAAATGCAAGAGTGCTACTGGGTTGCAGCTACCTGGTATCCTTGATGAATTGTTCTCTTACAGTGGGCCACTTGGTGCTGTTTTTTCAAATGAAACTATCTCTCTTTACCTCTGGGCACCTACTGCAACA GTTGTGCGCGCTTTCATTTATACGGACCCATTGGGTGGTGAAGCCTTTGAAATAGTTGAGCTCAAGGAGATAGATGGTGTTTGGACTGTTACAGTCCCAAGGCATTGGGAGGGTTATTACTATACATATGAAGTGTCTGTCTATCATCCCACCACCTTGCAGATTGAGAAATTCTTAACCTGTGATCCATACTCAAGAGG TCTTTCTGCCAATGGCAAGCGAACATTGTTTGTTGATCTTGATTGTGATAATTTAAAGCCTGAAGGATGGGATAGTCTGGGGAATGAGAAACCAAATCTGCTTTCCATGTCTGATATCAGTATATATGAGCTGCACATAAGAGATTTCAG TGCCAATGATCATACTGTACATCCTGATTTTCGTGGGGGTTATCTTGCCTTCACTTTGCAG GACTCAGCTGGTGTCCTTCATCTTAAGAGATTGTCCAGTGCTGGTCTCACTCATATCCATCTGCTTCCAACCTTTCATTTTGCTGATGTTGATGATGAAAAACATAAATGGAAGCACGCAG ATACGGAGAAGCTGAAATCGTTTCCACCAGATTCAGATGAGCAACAAGCTATTATCACAGCCATCCAAAATGAAGATGGGTATAATTGGGG ATATAATCCTGTTCTATGGGGTGTACCAAAGGGAAGCTATGCTAGTAACCCAAATGGTCCAAGCCGCATCATCGAGTTCCGCAAGATGGTGCAG gcaCTTAACCACATTGGCCTCCGGGTTGTACTTGATGTTGTTTACAATCATTTACATGCAAGTGGCTGTCATGATGAGAACTCTGTTCTGGACAAG ATCGTTCCAGGTTACTATCTGAGAAGGAATACTGATGGCGGTATTGAGAACAGCACCTGCGTAAACAATACAGCCAGTGAGCATTTCATGGTTGAACGCTTAATTCTTGATGATCTTATGTGCTGGGCTGTTCATTATAAG GTTGATGGATTTCGATTTGACCTTATGGGTCATATAATGAAAAAAACCATG GTGAAAGCAAAGTCACTGCTCCAAAGCTTATCTAAGGAGGAGAGTGGAGTAGATGGTTCAAAAATTTTCAT ATATGGTGAAGGGTGGGATTTTGGTGAAGTGGCAAACAATGGGCGTGGGGTAAATGCATCACAGTTTAACCTTTATGGAACAGGAATTGGAAG CTTCAATGATCGAATTCGGGATGCATTACTTGGTGGATCCCCATTTGGTCACCCTCTGCAACAAGGTTTTGCTACTGGCTTGTTTCTGGag CCCAATGACCATGATCAGGGTGGTAAAGCTGCTTCCGAGCATACCCTTACTGTACTAAAGGATCACATTCAG GTGGGAATGGCTGGGAACTTAAAGGATTTTGTACTAGTAAACCATGATGGAGAAGAG GTCAAAGGATCTGAAATTCTAACTCACGATGGCAAGCCTGTTGCATATACTTCTTGCCCTATCGAAACT ATTAACTATGTGTCTGCTCATGACAATGAAACTCTATTTGACATTGTTAGTTTGAAG ACTTCAATGGATATTTCTGTAGAGGAGAGATGCAGGATGAACCATTTGGCAACCAGTGTGATAGCCCTTTCCCAG GGAATACCTTTTTTCCACTCTGGTGATGAGATTCTGCGATCAAAATCACTTGACCGTGATTCGTATAACTCTGGTGATTGGTTCAACAg GGTGGACTTCAGCTACAATTCTAACAACTGGGGTGTTGGTCTACCCccaaaagagaaaaatgagaggagCTGGCCACT AATAAAACCTAGATTGGCTGATCCCACTTTCAAGCCTCAGAAGAGTCACATCATTGCTGCTGTTGAAAACTTTTGTAATCTTTTACAAATCAGGTACTCCTCACCGCTTTTTCGTCTGCGCACGGCAAATGCTATTCAG GAAAGGGTACGATTTCACAATGTTGGCCCATCATTGGTTCCAGGTGTGATAGTAATGAGCCTTGAAGATGGCTATGAGGGATTTCCAGGGCTTACTCAACTGGATCCAAA ATATTCATATATAGTCGTTGTCATCAATCCAAGCCCAACCGAAGTCTCATTTACCAGCCCTGCACTATGTGCAAAATCTCTTCAGCTGCATCCAGTACAG ATGAACTCGAGTGATACTACTGGCAAGAATTCAACATACGACGCTTCTGGTTGCTTCAAAGTACCGGCCAGGACAACAGCTGTCTTTGTTGAACCTCGAAAGGGTTGA
- the LOC115996785 gene encoding pullulanase 1, chloroplastic isoform X2, whose translation MVTKKFPHIQNYKAFKVPQVMDCESLLKCQLAVAIFTTDGKCKSATGLQLPGILDELFSYSGPLGAVFSNETISLYLWAPTATVVRAFIYTDPLGGEAFEIVELKEIDGVWTVTVPRHWEGYYYTYEVSVYHPTTLQIEKFLTCDPYSRGLSANGKRTLFVDLDCDNLKPEGWDSLGNEKPNLLSMSDISIYELHIRDFSANDHTVHPDFRGGYLAFTLQDSAGVLHLKRLSSAGLTHIHLLPTFHFADVDDEKHKWKHADTEKLKSFPPDSDEQQAIITAIQNEDGYNWGYNPVLWGVPKGSYASNPNGPSRIIEFRKMVQALNHIGLRVVLDVVYNHLHASGCHDENSVLDKIVPGYYLRRNTDGGIENSTCVNNTASEHFMVERLILDDLMCWAVHYKVDGFRFDLMGHIMKKTMVKAKSLLQSLSKEESGVDGSKIFIYGEGWDFGEVANNGRGVNASQFNLYGTGIGSFNDRIRDALLGGSPFGHPLQQGFATGLFLEPNDHDQGGKAASEHTLTVLKDHIQVGMAGNLKDFVLVNHDGEEVKGSEILTHDGKPVAYTSCPIETINYVSAHDNETLFDIVSLKTSMDISVEERCRMNHLATSVIALSQGIPFFHSGDEILRSKSLDRDSYNSGDWFNRVDFSYNSNNWGVGLPPKEKNERSWPLIKPRLADPTFKPQKSHIIAAVENFCNLLQIRYSSPLFRLRTANAIQERVRFHNVGPSLVPGVIVMSLEDGYEGFPGLTQLDPKYSYIVVVINPSPTEVSFTSPALCAKSLQLHPVQMNSSDTTGKNSTYDASGCFKVPARTTAVFVEPRKG comes from the exons ATG GTCACTAAAAAATTTCCTcatattcaaaattataaaGCATTCAAAGTCCCTCAAGTTATGGATTGTGAAAGTCTACTGAAATGCCAATTGGCTGTTGCTATCTTCACCA CTGATGGAAAATGCAAGAGTGCTACTGGGTTGCAGCTACCTGGTATCCTTGATGAATTGTTCTCTTACAGTGGGCCACTTGGTGCTGTTTTTTCAAATGAAACTATCTCTCTTTACCTCTGGGCACCTACTGCAACA GTTGTGCGCGCTTTCATTTATACGGACCCATTGGGTGGTGAAGCCTTTGAAATAGTTGAGCTCAAGGAGATAGATGGTGTTTGGACTGTTACAGTCCCAAGGCATTGGGAGGGTTATTACTATACATATGAAGTGTCTGTCTATCATCCCACCACCTTGCAGATTGAGAAATTCTTAACCTGTGATCCATACTCAAGAGG TCTTTCTGCCAATGGCAAGCGAACATTGTTTGTTGATCTTGATTGTGATAATTTAAAGCCTGAAGGATGGGATAGTCTGGGGAATGAGAAACCAAATCTGCTTTCCATGTCTGATATCAGTATATATGAGCTGCACATAAGAGATTTCAG TGCCAATGATCATACTGTACATCCTGATTTTCGTGGGGGTTATCTTGCCTTCACTTTGCAG GACTCAGCTGGTGTCCTTCATCTTAAGAGATTGTCCAGTGCTGGTCTCACTCATATCCATCTGCTTCCAACCTTTCATTTTGCTGATGTTGATGATGAAAAACATAAATGGAAGCACGCAG ATACGGAGAAGCTGAAATCGTTTCCACCAGATTCAGATGAGCAACAAGCTATTATCACAGCCATCCAAAATGAAGATGGGTATAATTGGGG ATATAATCCTGTTCTATGGGGTGTACCAAAGGGAAGCTATGCTAGTAACCCAAATGGTCCAAGCCGCATCATCGAGTTCCGCAAGATGGTGCAG gcaCTTAACCACATTGGCCTCCGGGTTGTACTTGATGTTGTTTACAATCATTTACATGCAAGTGGCTGTCATGATGAGAACTCTGTTCTGGACAAG ATCGTTCCAGGTTACTATCTGAGAAGGAATACTGATGGCGGTATTGAGAACAGCACCTGCGTAAACAATACAGCCAGTGAGCATTTCATGGTTGAACGCTTAATTCTTGATGATCTTATGTGCTGGGCTGTTCATTATAAG GTTGATGGATTTCGATTTGACCTTATGGGTCATATAATGAAAAAAACCATG GTGAAAGCAAAGTCACTGCTCCAAAGCTTATCTAAGGAGGAGAGTGGAGTAGATGGTTCAAAAATTTTCAT ATATGGTGAAGGGTGGGATTTTGGTGAAGTGGCAAACAATGGGCGTGGGGTAAATGCATCACAGTTTAACCTTTATGGAACAGGAATTGGAAG CTTCAATGATCGAATTCGGGATGCATTACTTGGTGGATCCCCATTTGGTCACCCTCTGCAACAAGGTTTTGCTACTGGCTTGTTTCTGGag CCCAATGACCATGATCAGGGTGGTAAAGCTGCTTCCGAGCATACCCTTACTGTACTAAAGGATCACATTCAG GTGGGAATGGCTGGGAACTTAAAGGATTTTGTACTAGTAAACCATGATGGAGAAGAG GTCAAAGGATCTGAAATTCTAACTCACGATGGCAAGCCTGTTGCATATACTTCTTGCCCTATCGAAACT ATTAACTATGTGTCTGCTCATGACAATGAAACTCTATTTGACATTGTTAGTTTGAAG ACTTCAATGGATATTTCTGTAGAGGAGAGATGCAGGATGAACCATTTGGCAACCAGTGTGATAGCCCTTTCCCAG GGAATACCTTTTTTCCACTCTGGTGATGAGATTCTGCGATCAAAATCACTTGACCGTGATTCGTATAACTCTGGTGATTGGTTCAACAg GGTGGACTTCAGCTACAATTCTAACAACTGGGGTGTTGGTCTACCCccaaaagagaaaaatgagaggagCTGGCCACT AATAAAACCTAGATTGGCTGATCCCACTTTCAAGCCTCAGAAGAGTCACATCATTGCTGCTGTTGAAAACTTTTGTAATCTTTTACAAATCAGGTACTCCTCACCGCTTTTTCGTCTGCGCACGGCAAATGCTATTCAG GAAAGGGTACGATTTCACAATGTTGGCCCATCATTGGTTCCAGGTGTGATAGTAATGAGCCTTGAAGATGGCTATGAGGGATTTCCAGGGCTTACTCAACTGGATCCAAA ATATTCATATATAGTCGTTGTCATCAATCCAAGCCCAACCGAAGTCTCATTTACCAGCCCTGCACTATGTGCAAAATCTCTTCAGCTGCATCCAGTACAG ATGAACTCGAGTGATACTACTGGCAAGAATTCAACATACGACGCTTCTGGTTGCTTCAAAGTACCGGCCAGGACAACAGCTGTCTTTGTTGAACCTCGAAAGGGTTGA